A portion of the Pseudomonas sp. GR 6-02 genome contains these proteins:
- the ccmD gene encoding heme exporter protein CcmD, translating to MSFASFGDFLAMGHHGLYVWSAYGICLAVLALNVAAPILARKRYLQQEARRLRRENGQ from the coding sequence ATGAGTTTCGCTTCATTCGGCGACTTTCTCGCCATGGGCCATCACGGCCTGTATGTCTGGTCAGCCTATGGCATTTGCCTGGCGGTGCTGGCCCTCAACGTGGCGGCGCCGATCCTGGCCCGCAAGCGGTATCTGCAACAAGAGGCGCGTCGTTTGCGCCGGGAGAACGGCCAGTGA
- a CDS encoding MFS transporter, with amino-acid sequence MNPATQAPHGAATMTRGMVLLFAFCCGAIVANIYYAQPIIGLIAPDIGLTDTMASLIVSLTQIGYALGLFFLVPLGDLLENRRLMIITTVVAIASLLGAAFTDQPNVFLLISLLVGFSSVSVQILIPLAAHLTPEASRGRVVGGIMGGLLLGILLARPVSSVVADHFGWRAMFVIAAVLMAAISIVLALTVPKRQPDHSASYGQLLGSLWTLLRQQPVLRQRAFYQGCMFATFSLFWTAVPLELARNHGLSQTQIAIFALVGAIGAIAAPIAGRLADAGHTRLASLLAMLFASLSFLPAFIHPAYSVIGLAVTGVVLDFCVQMNMVLGQRAVYTLDAKSRGRLNALYMTSIFIGGAFGSSVASAVYEHGGWLWIVIVGSVFPLLALLRFLSASEKPALATA; translated from the coding sequence ATGAATCCAGCGACTCAGGCGCCCCACGGTGCCGCGACAATGACCCGGGGCATGGTGCTGCTTTTCGCCTTCTGCTGCGGCGCGATCGTCGCCAACATCTACTACGCCCAGCCGATCATCGGCCTGATCGCGCCGGACATCGGCCTGACCGACACCATGGCCAGCCTGATCGTTTCGCTGACGCAGATTGGCTATGCGCTGGGCCTGTTCTTCCTGGTGCCGCTGGGCGATCTGCTGGAAAACCGCCGCTTGATGATCATCACCACCGTGGTGGCGATTGCCAGTTTGCTAGGCGCGGCGTTCACCGATCAGCCGAACGTGTTTCTGCTGATTTCGTTGCTGGTGGGTTTCAGCTCGGTGTCGGTACAGATCCTGATTCCGCTGGCCGCCCACCTGACGCCGGAAGCGTCGCGCGGCCGTGTGGTTGGCGGGATCATGGGCGGTTTGCTGTTGGGGATTCTGCTGGCCCGGCCGGTGTCCAGCGTAGTGGCTGACCACTTCGGCTGGCGCGCTATGTTCGTCATTGCCGCAGTTTTGATGGCTGCAATCAGCATCGTACTGGCCCTGACGGTGCCCAAGCGCCAGCCTGATCACAGCGCCTCTTATGGCCAGTTACTGGGCTCGCTCTGGACGCTGCTGCGCCAGCAACCGGTGTTGCGTCAACGGGCGTTTTATCAGGGTTGCATGTTCGCTACGTTCAGCCTGTTCTGGACCGCCGTGCCGCTGGAACTGGCGCGCAATCACGGTCTGTCGCAAACCCAGATCGCGATCTTCGCCCTGGTCGGAGCCATCGGCGCGATTGCCGCGCCCATCGCCGGTCGACTGGCCGATGCCGGCCACACCCGCCTCGCCTCGCTGCTGGCGATGCTGTTCGCCAGCCTGAGCTTCCTGCCGGCCTTCATCCACCCGGCCTACAGCGTCATCGGCCTGGCCGTGACCGGCGTGGTGCTGGATTTCTGTGTGCAGATGAACATGGTCCTCGGCCAGCGCGCGGTCTACACCCTCGACGCCAAGAGCCGCGGCCGTCTGAATGCGCTGTACATGACCAGCATCTTCATCGGCGGCGCGTTCGGCTCATCGGTGGCCAGTGCGGTGTACGAACACGGTGGTTGGTTGTGGATCGTGATTGTCGGCAGCGTGTTTCCGCTGCTGGCGTTGTTGCGGTTTTTGAGTGCTTCGGAGAAGCCGGCACTGGCGACGGCGTAA
- the ccmI gene encoding c-type cytochrome biogenesis protein CcmI: protein MIDFWLAAGLLLLVALSFLLIPVLRGRRAQLEEDRTALNVALYQERVAELQTQQEEGVLNAEQMNAGRAEAARELLADTEGVEAPRVSRLGKPLPLLAAILVPVLGLGLYLHFGASDKVELTREFAQAPQSMEDMTRRLERAVAAQPDSAEGLYFLGRTYMAQDRPGDAAKIFERTVNLAGRQPELLGQWAQAQYFADGKKWSGKVQALTDEALKADPKEVTSLGLLGIAAFEGERYQEAIDYWNRLLVQLPPDDQSRVALQGGIAKAAEKLEASGGKVAQVQAPVVKVAALLKVRVDLAPDLKAKVQPGDSVFIFARATAGPPAPLAAKRLTVADLPATVELGDADAMMPQLKLSNFPEVQLVARVSRAGQPTAGEWIGRSQPLATSTSAPQKLTIDSPDK from the coding sequence ATGATTGATTTCTGGCTCGCTGCAGGCCTGCTGCTTCTGGTAGCCCTGAGTTTTTTGCTGATCCCCGTTCTGCGCGGTCGTCGCGCCCAGCTTGAAGAGGATCGTACGGCGCTTAACGTCGCGCTGTATCAGGAGCGCGTGGCTGAGTTGCAGACTCAGCAAGAAGAAGGCGTACTCAACGCCGAACAAATGAATGCCGGCCGCGCCGAAGCCGCCCGTGAACTGCTTGCCGACACTGAAGGCGTCGAGGCACCGCGAGTGTCGCGCCTGGGCAAGCCATTGCCATTGCTGGCGGCAATTCTGGTGCCCGTGCTGGGCCTTGGGCTGTACCTGCATTTCGGTGCCAGCGACAAAGTCGAGCTGACCCGCGAGTTCGCCCAGGCGCCGCAGTCGATGGAAGACATGACCCGTCGCCTGGAGCGTGCGGTTGCGGCCCAACCGGATTCGGCCGAAGGCCTGTATTTCCTTGGCCGCACTTACATGGCTCAGGACCGCCCTGGCGATGCGGCGAAGATCTTCGAACGCACCGTGAACCTGGCCGGTCGCCAGCCGGAACTGCTCGGGCAGTGGGCTCAGGCCCAATACTTCGCCGATGGCAAGAAGTGGTCGGGCAAGGTCCAGGCCCTGACTGACGAAGCACTGAAAGCCGATCCGAAGGAGGTCACCAGCCTCGGTCTGCTGGGCATCGCGGCCTTCGAAGGCGAGCGTTACCAGGAAGCTATCGACTACTGGAATCGTCTGTTGGTGCAACTGCCGCCGGATGACCAATCCCGTGTCGCACTGCAAGGCGGTATCGCCAAGGCCGCCGAGAAGCTTGAAGCCAGCGGTGGCAAGGTGGCTCAGGTTCAGGCTCCGGTAGTGAAGGTTGCAGCACTGCTCAAGGTGCGTGTCGATCTTGCACCGGACTTGAAAGCCAAGGTCCAGCCCGGCGACAGCGTGTTCATCTTCGCCCGCGCCACCGCAGGCCCGCCCGCACCATTGGCGGCCAAGCGTCTGACCGTTGCCGACCTGCCAGCGACCGTCGAGCTGGGCGATGCGGATGCAATGATGCCCCAGTTGAAACTGTCGAACTTCCCCGAAGTCCAACTGGTTGCGCGCGTCTCCCGCGCCGGCCAACCGACTGCCGGCGAATGGATCGGTCGTAGCCAACCTTTGGCCACCAGCACCAGCGCGCCACAAAAACTGACCATCGACAGCCCGGATAAATAA
- a CDS encoding cytochrome c-type biogenesis protein: protein MKRWIAAAALGLSMAGVAHAAIDTYEFAKEGDRERFRELTKELRCPKCQNQDIADSNAPIAADLRKEIFRMLGEGKDNQQIIDFMVDRYGDFVRYKPALNAKTALLWFGPAGLLLGGFVIIAVIVRRRRVQRADSPDTLSFDERERLDHLLDKTKHD from the coding sequence ATGAAGCGCTGGATTGCCGCCGCCGCTCTGGGGTTGAGCATGGCTGGCGTGGCCCACGCCGCCATCGATACCTATGAGTTCGCCAAAGAAGGCGATCGCGAGCGTTTTCGCGAGCTGACCAAAGAGCTGCGTTGCCCCAAGTGCCAGAATCAGGACATTGCCGATTCCAACGCACCGATCGCCGCCGACCTGCGCAAAGAGATTTTCCGCATGCTCGGCGAGGGCAAGGACAATCAGCAGATCATCGACTTCATGGTCGACCGCTATGGTGATTTCGTCCGTTATAAACCTGCTCTGAATGCCAAGACCGCATTGCTCTGGTTCGGCCCGGCCGGCCTGCTGCTGGGCGGTTTTGTGATCATCGCCGTGATCGTCCGCCGTCGTCGCGTGCAACGCGCTGACAGCCCGGACACGCTTTCTTTTGATGAGCGCGAGCGCCTCGACCACCTGTTGGATAAAACCAAGCATGATTGA
- the ccmE gene encoding cytochrome c maturation protein CcmE, protein MNPLRKKRLVIILAILVGVGAAVGLALSALQQNINLFYTPTQIANGEAPQDTRIRAGGMVEKGSLQRSGDSLDVKFIVTDFNKSVTISYRGILPDLFREGQGIVALGKLNADGVVVADEVLAKHDEKYMPPEVTKALKDSGQSAPTPAKEG, encoded by the coding sequence GTGAATCCGCTGCGTAAAAAGCGTCTTGTCATCATTCTCGCGATCCTGGTCGGTGTCGGCGCTGCCGTCGGCCTGGCCCTGAGCGCCCTGCAGCAGAACATCAATCTGTTTTACACCCCGACCCAGATCGCCAATGGCGAAGCGCCGCAAGACACGCGCATCCGTGCGGGCGGCATGGTCGAAAAAGGCTCGCTGCAACGTTCTGGCGATTCCCTGGACGTGAAATTCATCGTCACCGACTTCAACAAATCCGTGACCATCAGCTATCGCGGCATCCTCCCGGACCTGTTCCGCGAAGGGCAGGGCATCGTTGCCCTCGGCAAGCTCAACGCTGATGGCGTGGTGGTGGCCGACGAAGTGCTGGCCAAGCACGACGAGAAGTACATGCCGCCGGAAGTGACCAAAGCGTTGAAAGACAGTGGTCAGTCGGCACCTACGCCAGCCAAGGAGGGCTAA
- a CDS encoding DsbE family thiol:disulfide interchange protein, translated as MRRWLMLLPLAIFLVVAVFLYRGLYLNPAELPSAMIGKPFPEFSLLSVQGDKTLTKADILGKPALVNVWGTWCISCRVEHPVLNKLAEKGVVIYGINYKDTNADALKWLAEFHNPYQLDVRDDEGTLGLNLGVYGAPETFFIDAKGIIRDKFVGVIDEQVWREKLAAKYQALVDEAKP; from the coding sequence ATGAGACGTTGGTTGATGCTGTTGCCGCTGGCGATTTTTCTGGTGGTTGCTGTTTTTCTGTATCGGGGGCTGTACCTGAACCCGGCCGAGTTGCCCTCGGCGATGATCGGCAAGCCGTTCCCGGAGTTTTCCCTGCTCTCGGTGCAGGGCGACAAAACCCTGACCAAAGCGGACATTCTGGGTAAACCGGCGCTGGTCAACGTTTGGGGCACCTGGTGCATTTCCTGCCGGGTCGAGCACCCGGTGTTGAACAAACTGGCCGAGAAGGGCGTGGTGATCTACGGCATCAACTACAAGGACACCAATGCAGATGCCTTGAAGTGGCTGGCCGAGTTCCACAACCCGTATCAACTGGACGTCCGTGACGATGAAGGCACCCTGGGCCTGAACCTTGGCGTGTATGGCGCACCGGAAACCTTCTTCATCGACGCCAAGGGCATCATCCGCGACAAATTCGTCGGGGTGATCGACGAACAGGTCTGGCGCGAAAAACTGGCGGCCAAGTATCAGGCGCTGGTCGACGAGGCCAAGCCATGA
- a CDS encoding heme lyase CcmF/NrfE family subunit: MTSALYSSGLFIPELGHLAMILALCFALVQAVVPLLGAWRGDRLWMSLAQPAAWGQFAFLLFAFGCLTYAFMADDFSVAYVASNSNSALPWYYKFSAVWGAHEGSLLLWALILGGWTFAVSVFSRQLPQVMLARVLAVMGMISTGFLLFLILTSNPFARILPQMPADGRDLNPLLQDIGLIVHPPMLYMGYVGFSVAFAFAIAALLGGRLDAAWARWSRPWTIVAWAFLGIGITLGSWWAYYELGWGGWWFWDPVENASFMPWLVGTALIHSLAVTEKRGVFKSWTVLLAIAAFSLSLLGTFLVRSGVLTSVHAFASDPERGVFILVFLLFVVGGSLTLFALRAPVVKSHVGFNLWSRETLLLGNNLVLVVAASMILLGTLYPLILDAMTGAKLSVGPPYFNALFIPLMAILMIVMAVGVVVRWKDTPVKWLVSMLTPVLLGSAALAVVAGVAYGDFNWAVLATFMLAAWVLLAGVRDIFDKTRHKGLIKGLPTLTRSYWGMQLAHLGIAVCALGVVLSSQNSAERDLRLAPGESMSLAGYQFVFEGAKHFEGPNFTSDKGTVRVIRDGKEVSVLHPEKRLYTVQNSMMTEAGIDAGFTRDLYVALGEPLGEGAWAVRVHVKPFVRWIWFGGLLTGVGGLLAALDRRYRVKVKSRVREALGMTGATA; this comes from the coding sequence ATGACTTCCGCACTTTACAGCTCGGGGCTGTTCATCCCCGAACTCGGCCATCTGGCCATGATCCTGGCGTTGTGTTTTGCGTTGGTGCAGGCCGTGGTGCCGTTGCTCGGTGCCTGGCGCGGCGACCGTTTGTGGATGAGCCTGGCCCAGCCGGCTGCGTGGGGGCAGTTCGCGTTTTTGCTGTTCGCCTTCGGTTGCCTGACCTATGCGTTCATGGCGGACGACTTCTCCGTCGCCTACGTGGCCAGCAACTCCAACAGCGCGCTGCCGTGGTACTACAAGTTCAGCGCCGTGTGGGGCGCTCACGAAGGGTCGTTGCTGCTGTGGGCGTTGATTCTCGGCGGCTGGACCTTCGCGGTGTCGGTGTTCTCCCGACAGTTGCCGCAAGTGATGCTGGCCCGGGTGCTGGCGGTGATGGGCATGATCAGCACGGGTTTCCTGCTGTTCCTGATCCTGACGTCCAACCCGTTCGCCCGGATCCTGCCGCAGATGCCGGCGGACGGGCGCGATCTTAATCCTCTGCTGCAAGACATCGGCCTGATCGTTCATCCGCCGATGCTGTACATGGGTTACGTCGGCTTCTCCGTGGCCTTCGCCTTCGCCATCGCCGCGCTGTTGGGCGGTCGTCTCGATGCGGCGTGGGCGCGCTGGTCCCGTCCGTGGACCATCGTCGCCTGGGCCTTCCTTGGCATCGGTATCACGTTGGGTTCCTGGTGGGCCTACTACGAACTCGGCTGGGGCGGCTGGTGGTTCTGGGACCCGGTGGAAAACGCGTCCTTCATGCCTTGGCTGGTGGGCACGGCGCTGATTCACTCGTTGGCGGTCACGGAAAAACGTGGCGTGTTCAAGAGCTGGACCGTGCTGTTGGCCATCGCCGCATTCTCGTTGAGCCTGCTCGGGACCTTCCTGGTGCGTTCCGGCGTGCTGACCTCGGTTCACGCCTTTGCCTCCGACCCTGAGCGTGGTGTGTTCATTCTGGTCTTCCTGCTGTTTGTGGTCGGTGGTTCATTGACGCTGTTCGCCCTGCGCGCGCCGGTGGTCAAGAGCCATGTCGGCTTCAACCTCTGGTCCCGGGAAACCCTGCTTCTGGGCAACAACCTGGTGCTGGTGGTGGCTGCTTCGATGATTCTGCTGGGCACCCTGTATCCGCTGATCCTTGACGCGATGACTGGTGCCAAGCTGTCGGTCGGCCCGCCGTACTTCAACGCGCTGTTCATTCCGTTGATGGCGATCCTGATGATAGTGATGGCGGTCGGTGTGGTGGTGCGCTGGAAAGACACCCCGGTCAAATGGCTGGTGAGCATGCTGACCCCGGTATTACTCGGCAGCGCCGCGCTGGCCGTCGTGGCGGGTGTTGCTTACGGCGATTTCAACTGGGCGGTGCTGGCAACCTTCATGTTGGCTGCCTGGGTGTTGCTGGCCGGTGTGCGGGACATTTTCGACAAGACTCGCCACAAAGGCTTGATCAAAGGACTGCCGACCCTGACCCGCAGTTATTGGGGCATGCAACTCGCGCATTTGGGCATTGCCGTGTGCGCGCTGGGTGTCGTGTTGTCGAGCCAGAACAGTGCCGAGCGTGATCTGCGCCTGGCACCGGGTGAGTCCATGAGCCTGGCCGGTTACCAGTTTGTGTTCGAAGGCGCCAAGCACTTCGAAGGCCCGAACTTCACGTCCGACAAGGGCACCGTACGGGTGATCCGCGACGGTAAGGAAGTCAGCGTGCTGCACCCGGAAAAACGCCTGTACACGGTGCAGAACTCGATGATGACCGAGGCCGGGATCGACGCCGGTTTCACCCGTGACCTGTACGTCGCACTGGGCGAGCCGTTGGGCGAGGGCGCCTGGGCGGTTCGCGTGCACGTCAAACCGTTCGTGCGCTGGATCTGGTTCGGTGGGCTGCTCACAGGTGTAGGCGGGTTGCTGGCGGCGCTGGATCGCCGTTATCGGGTCAAGGTAAAAAGTCGTGTGCGTGAAGCGCTCGGCATGACGGGAGCCACCGCATGA
- a CDS encoding helix-turn-helix domain-containing protein, whose product MSPVIHPPLNLPMEREVQAAIEGQRALAACLATQFETQHIQIFDEQNEAHSVELPTSALRLLVDILAELAAGNAVKVVPVHAELTTQEAADLLNVSRPHLIKLLESGELSYHKTGKHRRVRFTDLMDYKTQRDIASEQAMTLLAEQAQALRTGYE is encoded by the coding sequence ATGTCACCAGTTATCCATCCCCCCCTTAACCTGCCCATGGAGCGTGAGGTCCAGGCCGCTATCGAAGGTCAGCGCGCCTTGGCTGCCTGCCTCGCCACCCAATTCGAAACTCAGCATATCCAGATTTTCGATGAGCAGAATGAAGCACACAGCGTCGAACTTCCCACCTCAGCGCTTCGGTTGCTTGTCGACATCCTGGCAGAGCTCGCTGCAGGCAACGCCGTCAAAGTGGTCCCGGTACACGCTGAACTGACCACCCAGGAAGCGGCGGACTTGCTCAATGTCTCACGCCCGCACCTGATCAAACTGCTGGAGTCCGGTGAGTTGTCCTACCACAAAACCGGCAAGCACCGACGTGTGCGCTTTACCGATTTGATGGACTATAAAACCCAGCGCGACATAGCCAGCGAGCAAGCAATGACGCTTCTCGCCGAGCAGGCACAAGCGTTAAGGACAGGATACGAGTGA
- a CDS encoding PIN domain-containing protein has protein sequence MRHSPFTAVYDACVLYPAPLRDFLMWLALSGRFRARWSLEIHNEWKRNLLKNRPDLTTEQLDRTSDLMDQAIPDACVYGYERLIEGLTLPDVDDRHVLAAAIRCNASVIVTFNQKDFPDETLGPFGIEAQHPDEFVDNLFDLDPAAVVAAAQRQRKQLKTPPMDVSTYLELLLRLGLTRSSKALTHYQAIL, from the coding sequence GTGAGGCACTCCCCTTTTACCGCTGTATATGACGCATGTGTTTTGTACCCCGCGCCCTTGAGAGATTTTCTGATGTGGCTCGCGCTCTCCGGGCGTTTCAGGGCGCGATGGTCACTGGAGATACATAACGAATGGAAGCGCAATCTACTGAAGAACCGCCCGGACCTGACAACAGAGCAGTTGGATCGCACGTCCGACTTGATGGATCAGGCCATACCTGATGCTTGCGTCTACGGTTACGAAAGGCTGATCGAAGGGCTAACCCTACCTGACGTCGATGACCGACATGTTCTGGCTGCCGCTATACGCTGCAATGCCAGTGTCATTGTGACCTTTAATCAGAAAGATTTTCCTGACGAAACACTGGGACCTTTTGGCATCGAGGCCCAGCATCCTGACGAGTTCGTCGATAACCTCTTCGATCTGGACCCGGCAGCAGTTGTTGCGGCAGCACAACGACAACGCAAACAGCTAAAGACGCCGCCGATGGATGTCAGCACTTATCTCGAACTGCTGTTACGCCTGGGCCTGACTCGGTCGAGCAAGGCGTTGACCCACTATCAGGCCATTCTTTAA
- the ccmB gene encoding heme exporter protein CcmB, with protein sequence MSVFGLLVAREARLLFRRPAELANPLVFFAIVVSLFPLAVGPETQLLQTLSPGLVWVAALLSVLLSLDGLFRSDFEDGSLEQWVLSSHPLPLLVLAKVLAHWAFSGLALVLLAPLLALMLGLPAACLPVLLLSLLLGTPVLSLLGAVGAALTVGLKRGGLLLALLILPLYIPVLILGSGALQAALQGMPATGYLLWLGSLTALAITLAPFAIAAGLKISVGE encoded by the coding sequence ATGAGTGTTTTCGGCCTGTTGGTCGCCCGTGAGGCTCGTTTGCTGTTCCGCCGTCCCGCCGAATTGGCGAACCCGTTGGTATTTTTCGCCATCGTCGTCTCCTTGTTCCCGCTGGCGGTTGGTCCCGAGACTCAATTGTTGCAAACCTTGTCTCCGGGGCTGGTCTGGGTGGCGGCGCTTTTATCGGTTTTACTCTCGCTGGACGGGCTCTTCCGCAGTGATTTCGAAGATGGATCCCTTGAACAGTGGGTCCTTTCGTCGCACCCCCTGCCTCTTCTGGTGCTGGCCAAGGTGCTGGCACACTGGGCCTTTTCCGGCCTGGCACTGGTTTTGCTCGCGCCATTGCTGGCGCTGATGCTCGGTTTGCCTGCCGCTTGTCTGCCGGTGTTGCTGCTTTCTTTATTGCTCGGTACACCGGTGTTGAGCCTGCTCGGTGCGGTGGGCGCGGCGCTGACGGTAGGATTGAAGCGTGGTGGCCTGTTGCTGGCGCTGCTGATTCTGCCGCTGTATATCCCGGTGTTGATTCTCGGCAGTGGCGCCTTGCAGGCGGCATTGCAGGGCATGCCGGCGACCGGTTATCTCTTGTGGCTTGGTAGCCTGACCGCCCTGGCGATAACCCTGGCACCTTTTGCAATAGCTGCTGGCCTGAAGATCAGTGTCGGCGAATAA
- a CDS encoding heme ABC transporter permease yields the protein MNWTWFHKLGSPKWFYGISGKLLPWLSVAALLLISVGVVWGLAFAPPDYQQGNSFRIIYIHVPAAMLAQSIYVMLAVCGVVGLVWKMKLADVALQCAAPIGAWMTAVALVTGAIWGKPTWGSWWVWDARLTSMLILLFLYFGLIALGNAISNRDSAAKACAVLAIVGVINIPIIKYSVEWWNTLHQGATFTLTEKPAMPAEMWLPLLLTVLGFYCFFGAVLLLRMRLEVLKREARASWVKSEVQNSLEAAR from the coding sequence ATGAACTGGACCTGGTTTCATAAGCTCGGCTCGCCCAAATGGTTTTACGGCATCAGTGGCAAATTGCTGCCCTGGCTGAGCGTCGCGGCGTTGCTGCTGATTAGCGTCGGCGTGGTCTGGGGCCTGGCCTTCGCACCGCCGGACTACCAGCAAGGCAACAGCTTTCGAATCATCTATATCCACGTTCCTGCCGCCATGCTGGCGCAGTCGATCTACGTGATGCTGGCCGTGTGCGGCGTTGTCGGGCTGGTGTGGAAGATGAAACTGGCCGACGTCGCCCTGCAATGCGCCGCCCCGATCGGTGCCTGGATGACCGCCGTGGCGCTGGTCACCGGAGCGATCTGGGGCAAACCGACCTGGGGTTCGTGGTGGGTCTGGGATGCGCGACTTACGTCCATGTTGATTCTGCTGTTTCTGTACTTCGGTCTTATTGCGCTGGGCAACGCCATCAGCAATCGTGACAGCGCGGCCAAGGCCTGCGCGGTGCTGGCGATTGTCGGCGTGATCAACATCCCGATCATCAAATACTCGGTGGAGTGGTGGAACACCCTGCACCAGGGCGCGACGTTCACCCTCACCGAAAAACCGGCGATGCCCGCCGAGATGTGGCTGCCACTGCTGCTGACGGTGCTGGGTTTCTACTGTTTCTTCGGCGCGGTGCTGTTGCTGCGCATGCGCCTTGAAGTGCTCAAGCGCGAAGCCCGGGCGAGCTGGGTGAAATCCGAAGTGCAGAACAGTCTGGAGGCCGCTCGATGA
- the ccmA gene encoding cytochrome c biogenesis heme-transporting ATPase CcmA: MTSPVLQTVALACERDLRLLFENLELRLASGEMLQISGPNGSGKTSLLRLLCGLMHPTAGQVLLNGQPLNEQRSELARNLLWIGHAAGIKDLLTPEENLSWLCALHQPASHEAIWQALASVGLRGFEDVPCHTLSAGQQRRVALARLYLDSPPLWILDEPFTALDKQGVAQLEEHLAAHCERGGMVVLTTHHTLSRMPAGYRDIDLGNWAV, from the coding sequence TTGACCAGTCCTGTCCTGCAAACCGTTGCCCTTGCCTGTGAGCGAGACCTTCGGCTGCTTTTCGAAAATCTCGAATTGCGACTGGCCAGTGGCGAAATGTTACAGATCAGCGGCCCCAACGGCAGTGGCAAGACCAGCCTGCTACGTCTGCTTTGCGGTTTGATGCATCCGACCGCCGGTCAAGTGTTGCTCAACGGCCAGCCACTGAACGAACAACGCAGCGAACTGGCGCGCAACCTGCTGTGGATCGGCCATGCCGCCGGCATCAAGGACCTGCTGACCCCCGAAGAAAACCTCAGCTGGCTCTGCGCCTTGCATCAACCGGCCTCCCATGAGGCGATCTGGCAAGCACTGGCGTCGGTGGGGCTGCGCGGTTTCGAGGATGTTCCCTGTCACACCCTGTCTGCCGGCCAGCAACGTCGTGTGGCGTTGGCGCGGTTGTACCTGGACAGCCCGCCGCTGTGGATCCTCGACGAGCCATTCACCGCGCTCGACAAACAAGGCGTGGCGCAACTCGAAGAACACCTGGCCGCGCACTGCGAGCGCGGCGGCATGGTGGTGCTGACCACTCACCACACGCTGAGCCGGATGCCGGCCGGTTATCGCGACATTGATTTGGGGAATTGGGCCGTATGA